The Verrucomicrobiota bacterium genome has a segment encoding these proteins:
- the trxB gene encoding thioredoxin-disulfide reductase produces MENLIIIGTGCAGWTAAIYAARADLHPLVLAGAQPGGQLTTTTEVENFPGFPQGIMGPELMMNMQTQATHFGSRVEYKQVDRVEKQADGTFLVHCGSEPLAAKAVIVATGAAPRHLGLEGEQALVGHGLTTCATCDGAFYRDVPVAVVGGGDSACEEASFLTKFASKVYLIHRRDTLRASQIMADRALAHDKVEPVWNTTLSEYITDSEGEVTRVKTLNTVTGEESHLDVKCVFVAIGHIPNTGFLDGFVSLDEEGYVLQEEHSSKTNVVGLFVAGDCADKVYRQAITAAGEGCRAALDAERYLAELED; encoded by the coding sequence ATGGAGAACCTCATCATCATCGGAACCGGCTGCGCCGGTTGGACCGCTGCCATCTACGCCGCCCGGGCCGACCTCCATCCCTTGGTCTTGGCTGGAGCCCAGCCCGGAGGCCAACTCACCACCACCACCGAAGTGGAAAACTTCCCCGGCTTTCCCCAGGGAATCATGGGCCCCGAGCTCATGATGAACATGCAAACCCAGGCCACCCACTTTGGCTCACGGGTAGAATACAAGCAGGTCGATCGGGTCGAAAAACAGGCTGACGGCACCTTTCTGGTGCATTGCGGGAGCGAACCGCTTGCGGCCAAAGCCGTCATCGTGGCGACCGGGGCCGCCCCCCGGCATCTTGGCTTGGAAGGCGAGCAAGCGCTCGTAGGGCATGGCCTCACCACCTGCGCGACCTGCGATGGCGCCTTTTATCGAGACGTCCCCGTAGCCGTGGTGGGCGGGGGCGATTCCGCCTGCGAGGAAGCGTCCTTTCTGACCAAGTTCGCCAGTAAGGTCTACCTCATCCATCGACGCGATACCCTGCGAGCCAGTCAAATCATGGCCGACCGGGCCCTCGCCCATGACAAGGTCGAACCCGTCTGGAACACCACGCTCAGCGAGTACATCACCGACAGCGAAGGAGAGGTCACCAGGGTGAAAACGTTGAATACCGTCACGGGAGAAGAGAGCCATCTGGACGTGAAATGCGTCTTCGTCGCCATTGGCCACATTCCGAATACCGGCTTTCTGGATGGCTTCGTCTCACTCGATGAGGAGGGCTACGTTCTACAAGAAGAGCACTCCTCCAAGACAAACGTAGTCGGGCTCTTCGTAGCGGGGGATTGCGCAGACAAAGTCTACCGCCAAGCCATCACCGCAGCGGGCGAAGGCTGCCGAGCCGCCCTGGATGCCGAGCGCTATTTGGCCGAGTTAGAAGACTGA
- a CDS encoding site-specific integrase has product MAFVFRPRRKKNGKSVPSEFYSGRYRLEGDLTTTTVSLGVRSKEVAEKKLRDLIRQKERERVGLELPEICRETLDGPIAKPLQSWLDDLQTKGRSDHYIYVSEKSVLAVCRETGWKTVGSIRANEFIEWRNAHRDKAAKTLAEYLNTFNAFLNWLVKTGRIESNPLARVEQVETRGKERRVRRVLTEDEFHRLLEVSPPERRLTYVMGAFTGLRKGELRQMEWRDLSLDGDLPFVRARAATTKNKKTEPIPLHHDLVEVLRDERRKRVHEGMGENILQIEPRTRYWKRDLAAAGVPYKDDCGEVFDFHSLRHTFGTGLAKANTSVPTSMRAMRQSDPKLTLDRYVYANALPLAESINKIPGFLKKNAPENSPLDALESGQSGHSPSLAVSDCQKSSSGTASESGSLHPNPQNYGERQMEPAVGLEPTT; this is encoded by the coding sequence ATGGCATTCGTCTTCCGTCCCCGCCGAAAGAAGAACGGCAAGTCTGTCCCTTCTGAGTTCTACTCGGGGAGATACCGGCTGGAAGGCGACCTCACCACTACGACGGTGTCGCTTGGGGTTCGCAGCAAGGAAGTCGCTGAAAAGAAGTTGAGAGATCTCATCCGGCAGAAAGAGCGAGAAAGGGTCGGTCTGGAGTTGCCAGAGATCTGCCGTGAAACCCTCGACGGCCCCATCGCCAAGCCGCTGCAAAGTTGGCTGGATGATCTGCAAACGAAGGGAAGATCCGATCACTACATCTACGTCTCTGAAAAGAGCGTTCTGGCCGTGTGCAGAGAGACCGGATGGAAAACCGTCGGAAGCATTCGTGCGAACGAATTCATCGAATGGCGCAACGCCCACCGGGACAAGGCGGCCAAGACTCTCGCGGAATATCTCAATACCTTCAACGCGTTCCTGAATTGGTTGGTCAAGACAGGACGAATTGAAAGCAATCCCCTTGCGAGGGTCGAGCAGGTGGAAACACGAGGCAAAGAGCGGCGCGTTCGCCGGGTCTTAACCGAAGATGAGTTTCACCGTTTGCTCGAAGTATCTCCACCGGAAAGAAGGCTCACCTACGTCATGGGAGCCTTCACCGGCCTCCGCAAAGGAGAGCTGCGTCAAATGGAGTGGAGGGATCTGAGTCTCGATGGCGACCTGCCGTTTGTGAGGGCTCGCGCCGCGACGACGAAGAACAAGAAAACGGAACCGATTCCGCTCCACCACGACTTGGTGGAGGTTCTCCGGGACGAACGGCGGAAGCGAGTCCACGAAGGCATGGGGGAAAATATCCTCCAGATCGAGCCGCGAACTCGATACTGGAAGAGGGACCTGGCTGCGGCCGGAGTTCCCTACAAGGACGACTGCGGAGAGGTCTTCGATTTCCACTCGCTCCGTCATACCTTTGGAACGGGTCTCGCAAAGGCCAATACTTCTGTGCCCACCTCGATGCGGGCAATGCGTCAAAGCGACCCCAAGTTGACGCTCGATCGCTACGTCTACGCGAATGCTCTGCCCTTGGCGGAATCCATCAACAAGATCCCCGGATTCCTAAAGAAAAACGCACCGGAGAACTCACCTCTTGACGCACTCGAATCCGGCCAAAGCGGTCATTCTCCGTCTTTGGCTGTCAGCGACTGTCAAAAATCTTCGTCTGGGACTGCCTCAGAATCAGGGAGTTTGCACCCAAATCCCCAAAACTACGGGGAACGCCAAATGGAGCCGGCTGTCGGACTCGAACCGACGACCTGA
- a CDS encoding type II toxin-antitoxin system VapC family toxin: MRVLLDTCVISEIRHPKGNPKVKAAARAFQGKESFLSAITIGELTKGIFALRTSRKKLELSDWLQNIEAMFADRVLPVTRETATIWGELTVRARRQGHTIDTSDGLIAATALQIGLHVMTRNVSDFAPTGVMILNPWKE; the protein is encoded by the coding sequence ATGAGAGTCTTGCTCGATACCTGTGTCATTTCGGAGATCAGGCACCCGAAGGGCAATCCCAAGGTCAAGGCGGCAGCCAGGGCATTCCAAGGCAAGGAGTCGTTTCTGAGTGCCATCACGATTGGCGAGCTTACCAAAGGAATTTTCGCCTTGCGGACCTCCCGGAAGAAATTGGAGCTGAGTGATTGGCTGCAGAATATCGAAGCTATGTTCGCGGATCGAGTCCTGCCAGTGACCCGTGAAACCGCCACAATCTGGGGGGAATTGACAGTTCGAGCACGGCGGCAAGGCCACACGATTGATACTAGCGACGGACTCATTGCCGCAACCGCCTTACAGATTGGGCTCCACGTAATGACCCGCAATGTCAGCGACTTTGCTCCTACTGGGGTCATGATCCTCAACCCTTGGAAGGAGTGA
- a CDS encoding type II toxin-antitoxin system prevent-host-death family antitoxin translates to MSTPWKLADAKNRFSELVNNALSEGPQVVERRGDRVVVISNDEYEKLTGKKPDFIEFLMNGPSLEGVDLERSKDPMREVKL, encoded by the coding sequence ATGAGTACGCCTTGGAAATTAGCCGACGCCAAAAACCGATTCAGCGAACTAGTCAACAATGCCTTGTCCGAAGGCCCGCAAGTGGTCGAGCGGAGGGGGGATCGGGTCGTTGTGATCTCGAATGACGAGTATGAGAAGCTCACCGGGAAGAAGCCCGACTTCATTGAGTTCCTCATGAATGGGCCAAGCCTCGAAGGCGTTGACCTCGAACGCTCCAAAGATCCCATGAGAGAGGTGAAGCTATGA
- a CDS encoding ribonuclease D, producing MRPPVPSYRLLESQEDLMEWLDRHANASRCAVDLEADNMHSYEEKLCLIQMKAGGEIVLIDPFSIENVEALKSFLDSREVWMHGADYDFSLFLRAFSWVPRQVFDTQVAARLVGYRRFGLASLMEECFDLEFCKKSQREDWSQRPLPQEMCDYAALDVEHLLELADLLLCKLEDTGRTKWFQESCEAARTQAMERPMQEGREPWRINGSGKLSRRGLGYLEALWNWRDGKARTRDVPAFKVLQNQWLIDWCLALEEGRPMPWPRRFNEQRKKQIQALVNPVKGLPKEELPEKLRGKRLAKDKGWDGRVAGMRKVRDAAAQELDVESSLIAPRWVIERLASQPEEAEQLLLQWQRQLMRLDENLLSPET from the coding sequence ATGCGTCCTCCCGTTCCTTCGTATCGACTGCTCGAGAGCCAGGAGGACCTCATGGAATGGCTGGATCGGCATGCCAATGCCTCGCGTTGTGCCGTCGATTTGGAAGCGGACAACATGCACAGCTACGAGGAGAAGCTCTGCCTGATCCAGATGAAGGCGGGCGGGGAGATCGTTTTGATCGACCCCTTCTCCATAGAGAATGTGGAAGCACTCAAGTCGTTTCTCGACTCGCGGGAGGTTTGGATGCACGGGGCTGACTATGACTTCAGTCTCTTTCTCCGAGCCTTCTCTTGGGTGCCGCGGCAAGTGTTTGACACCCAAGTGGCGGCCAGGCTCGTGGGGTATCGCCGTTTTGGGCTGGCCTCGCTCATGGAAGAGTGCTTCGATCTGGAGTTTTGCAAGAAGTCCCAACGGGAGGATTGGAGCCAGCGTCCTCTTCCGCAGGAGATGTGCGATTACGCGGCTCTCGATGTCGAGCATCTCCTGGAACTAGCGGATCTTCTTCTCTGCAAGCTCGAGGACACCGGAAGAACCAAGTGGTTCCAGGAATCCTGTGAGGCGGCTCGGACGCAAGCCATGGAACGACCGATGCAGGAAGGGCGGGAGCCCTGGCGGATCAATGGGTCGGGCAAGCTTTCTCGAAGAGGGCTGGGGTATCTGGAAGCGCTCTGGAACTGGAGGGATGGAAAGGCACGGACCAGGGACGTGCCAGCCTTCAAAGTCTTGCAGAACCAGTGGCTGATCGATTGGTGCTTGGCGCTGGAAGAGGGGCGCCCCATGCCGTGGCCTCGTCGATTCAATGAGCAAAGAAAGAAGCAAATCCAAGCCTTGGTCAATCCGGTCAAAGGTCTTCCGAAGGAGGAATTGCCGGAAAAGCTCCGCGGCAAGCGTCTCGCGAAAGACAAGGGCTGGGATGGCCGAGTGGCGGGGATGCGAAAGGTGCGGGATGCCGCCGCCCAAGAGCTGGATGTGGAGTCCAGTCTGATTGCGCCCCGCTGGGTCATCGAGCGCTTGGCCTCTCAACCAGAAGAAGCGGAGCAGCTGCTTCTGCAGTGGCAGCGGCAGCTCATGCGATTGGATGAGAACCTCCTCTCCCCCGAAACCTAG
- the rho gene encoding transcription termination factor Rho, with the protein MSEPKDPAPSSPLPSEEGTQAVAVESKEPENDRPPLPELVSINELHARPAAELLQLAVELNLRLNGRGKHQLIHQLASFYVRNDVRVEAEGLLDLQKENFGYLRYPEFSLKPLPDDIYVHTSLVREFGLRYGSRLKVVLRKPRNRDKFIPAETVLEIEGSAVEGHAPSRPFEKLTALFPDQRLILENRAVPTIAPRLVDLVAPLGMGQRGLIAAPPRGGKTILLKEIARSLHENYPEVELIVLLLDERPEEVTDFQEAVDAQVFSSTFDESPKRHIQLAELVSERAKRLVEQKKDVVLLLDSLTRLARGFNALQGGKGGTMSGGIHRKALEKPRRFFGSARNVEEGGSLTILATALIETESKMDQVIFEEFKGTGNMELHLDREFAEQRMFPAIHLPKSGTRNDDRLYHPDEFQRITLLRKQLAQLPPIEALEKISHKIANTTSNAEILMGGTR; encoded by the coding sequence ATGAGCGAGCCAAAAGATCCTGCGCCGAGCAGCCCTCTTCCATCGGAAGAAGGCACCCAAGCGGTGGCGGTGGAGAGCAAAGAGCCAGAGAACGACCGGCCACCTCTTCCCGAGCTGGTCAGTATCAATGAGCTGCACGCGCGTCCGGCCGCAGAGCTCCTCCAGCTAGCCGTCGAGCTCAATCTCCGACTCAATGGGAGAGGCAAGCACCAACTGATCCATCAGTTAGCCAGCTTTTACGTCCGGAATGATGTCCGGGTGGAAGCCGAAGGCTTGCTCGATCTTCAAAAGGAGAACTTTGGTTACCTCCGTTATCCCGAGTTCAGTCTCAAGCCGCTTCCGGACGACATTTACGTCCATACTAGCTTGGTGCGCGAATTTGGACTGCGCTATGGCAGTCGCCTCAAGGTGGTGCTTCGTAAGCCACGCAATCGTGATAAATTCATACCAGCTGAGACCGTCCTCGAAATCGAGGGCAGCGCCGTGGAGGGCCATGCTCCCAGCAGACCTTTCGAAAAGCTGACCGCCCTGTTTCCTGATCAGCGACTGATATTGGAAAATCGCGCCGTGCCCACCATTGCTCCTCGTTTGGTCGATTTGGTCGCTCCGCTCGGCATGGGACAGCGCGGCTTGATTGCTGCGCCACCTCGGGGAGGCAAGACGATCCTGCTGAAGGAGATCGCTCGGTCTCTTCACGAGAATTACCCGGAAGTGGAACTGATAGTTCTTTTGTTGGACGAACGTCCTGAGGAGGTGACCGATTTTCAAGAAGCGGTCGATGCTCAGGTCTTCAGCTCCACCTTTGATGAATCTCCCAAGCGCCACATCCAGTTAGCTGAGTTGGTGAGCGAACGGGCCAAGCGATTGGTCGAGCAGAAAAAGGATGTGGTTCTCCTGCTGGACAGTCTGACCCGTCTGGCGCGTGGGTTCAATGCTCTCCAAGGCGGCAAAGGTGGCACCATGTCAGGTGGCATCCATCGCAAAGCCCTGGAGAAGCCGAGGCGATTCTTTGGGTCGGCTCGCAATGTGGAAGAAGGCGGCAGCCTCACGATTCTGGCCACGGCCCTCATCGAGACCGAGTCCAAGATGGATCAGGTCATCTTCGAGGAGTTCAAAGGCACGGGGAATATGGAGCTGCATTTGGATCGGGAGTTCGCCGAGCAGCGGATGTTCCCGGCCATCCATCTCCCGAAGTCGGGGACGCGGAACGACGACCGTCTTTATCACCCGGACGAGTTCCAGCGCATCACCCTCCTGCGAAAGCAGCTCGCGCAACTGCCCCCCATCGAAGCTTTGGAGAAAATCAGCCACAAGATCGCCAACACCACTTCCAACGCGGAAATCCTCATGGGTGGGACCCGCTGA
- the coaE gene encoding dephospho-CoA kinase (Dephospho-CoA kinase (CoaE) performs the final step in coenzyme A biosynthesis.), whose translation MPEGNEVWVLTGGVASGKSSFLERLKRRRPELGVFLADENARQWLESPSLRKEIEAVFEGEEVFESGVPKRERIRELIFGDPKRRGRLEAILHPRVIEDCKKAIEGYLASQASSPFLADIPLYYEAAIHLPGVKVVVVAASPSTQILRLQGRGIPEDIAGLILDSQFPFTKKVKAAHRVIWNDGTTRQLDRQAELFFRNDPSS comes from the coding sequence ATGCCTGAAGGAAACGAGGTTTGGGTTTTGACCGGAGGAGTGGCCTCCGGGAAGTCTTCTTTCCTGGAGCGATTGAAAAGGCGCAGGCCTGAACTAGGGGTCTTTCTAGCGGACGAGAACGCCCGCCAGTGGCTTGAGTCGCCTTCCCTGCGGAAAGAGATTGAGGCGGTTTTTGAGGGAGAAGAGGTCTTTGAGAGTGGGGTTCCCAAGCGAGAACGGATCCGTGAACTCATCTTTGGCGATCCCAAGCGGCGAGGCCGCCTAGAAGCGATTTTGCATCCCCGCGTAATTGAGGATTGCAAAAAAGCCATCGAAGGCTACTTAGCCTCCCAAGCTAGCTCGCCGTTTCTGGCGGATATCCCGCTTTACTATGAGGCGGCTATTCACCTCCCCGGCGTCAAAGTGGTCGTGGTCGCCGCATCGCCCTCCACCCAGATTCTCCGTCTCCAGGGCCGGGGAATCCCGGAAGACATCGCTGGCTTGATCTTGGACTCCCAGTTTCCTTTTACAAAAAAGGTCAAGGCCGCCCACCGGGTGATTTGGAACGACGGGACGACGAGGCAACTTGACCGACAAGCGGAGCTATTTTTCAGAAACGATCCTTCATCATGA
- a CDS encoding Amuc_1098 family type IV pilus outer membrane protein, producing MTKSLPPTAFKVIRFGSLTSLAMALFAGSLASAGESDYSGKSGYSGKNGSPGSAIAERARAQKQARLREAEELRAEGIRAYNDGNCELAFAKLGEALEVLPQAPATDKLRSKIVDEYSKAGICYAQELADAYRYAEAKSVLNDVLAADPDNEKAKKLLSDLDDPERYPVAATPQLGEDIAEVNRLLNLAYSHYELGEYDKAEDVYNSVLRIDPYNKAARNGLERVETIRSDYYQSAYDHTRARMLRMVDEGWETSVPLATDLGLGVDPGLDPASDGRAYIETKLKEINLPVVSFIDTPVDEALEFLRLQSIENDTLESDPTKKGVNFILQLPSGGGAAAAPSGGGDDLGLGGLGGDFGGLGGGGNVGNSIPTVSINQLRNVPLIEALRYVCEGAGLKYKIEPFAVVVVPQSDTSGDMYQKVFRVPPDFLESIAASGGGGSSGGAFDPFAAGGGDSGGGIEARPNAREALSQAGVPFGDGSSAVFNPGNSTLTVRNTQAAMELIEILVDSVRLKAPNQVAISSKFIEVQQEDENELGFNWLLGSFGVGPFGVAEDGIQISGGTEGTGVPLLNGDQSSNFPTVTGLGQTNPVTSGLRSGDFGISRGALDAVLGGSASAAAIQTAAPGLLSLTGIFTDPQFQLVIRALDQKKGTDFMSAPSVTTKSGQRAKIEVIREFWYPSEYDPPELPDRVGLTGTETLVTDPITGLVTGNASSSGFPVTPANPTAFVNKNIGVTLEVDPVVGGNGYTIDLNLAPEVIEFDGFINYGTPISAPGTDVFGNSTSTIITENRILQPVFGTRRVQTSVTVWDGQTVGIGGLIREDVQKVEDKVPVLGDVPILGRLFRSRVENKLRRNLMIFVTAELIDPSGRPVNETSAAVDSGLNGLGGPAASALLPSVPTSGF from the coding sequence ATGACCAAATCCCTCCCCCCCACTGCTTTCAAAGTCATTCGTTTCGGGTCGCTCACCTCTCTCGCCATGGCGCTCTTCGCAGGATCGCTTGCGAGTGCTGGAGAGAGTGACTACTCCGGAAAGTCCGGTTACTCTGGAAAAAATGGCTCGCCTGGCAGCGCCATTGCGGAGCGAGCCCGGGCCCAGAAGCAGGCTCGTCTTCGGGAGGCAGAAGAGCTCCGCGCCGAAGGGATCCGAGCCTACAATGACGGCAATTGTGAGCTGGCTTTTGCCAAGCTGGGAGAGGCCTTGGAAGTCCTTCCTCAAGCCCCCGCTACCGACAAATTGCGCAGCAAGATCGTCGATGAATACAGCAAGGCTGGAATTTGTTATGCCCAAGAGCTGGCAGACGCCTATCGTTACGCTGAGGCCAAGTCCGTTTTGAACGATGTCTTGGCAGCCGACCCGGACAACGAGAAAGCCAAGAAGCTCTTATCGGATTTAGACGACCCCGAAAGATACCCCGTGGCGGCTACCCCGCAGCTGGGAGAGGACATCGCAGAGGTGAACCGCCTCCTCAACCTGGCCTACAGTCACTATGAACTAGGGGAGTATGACAAAGCGGAGGACGTTTACAACTCGGTGCTCCGGATCGATCCTTACAACAAAGCGGCCCGCAACGGCCTGGAGCGAGTCGAAACCATCCGCTCAGATTACTACCAATCTGCCTACGACCATACCCGGGCTCGCATGCTGCGAATGGTCGACGAGGGATGGGAGACGAGTGTTCCCCTGGCTACCGATTTGGGCTTGGGAGTGGACCCAGGACTTGACCCTGCCTCGGATGGACGGGCTTACATCGAGACCAAGCTCAAAGAAATCAATCTGCCCGTCGTTTCCTTCATCGATACCCCAGTGGATGAGGCGCTTGAATTTCTGAGGCTCCAAAGCATCGAGAATGACACTTTGGAAAGTGATCCCACCAAGAAAGGGGTCAATTTCATTCTCCAGTTGCCCAGCGGCGGAGGGGCGGCAGCCGCCCCCAGTGGCGGTGGGGACGACCTGGGCTTGGGCGGCCTGGGTGGAGATTTCGGCGGCTTGGGCGGCGGCGGCAACGTTGGCAACTCCATTCCGACCGTCAGCATCAATCAACTTCGGAATGTGCCGCTCATTGAAGCCCTCCGCTATGTCTGCGAAGGGGCTGGCTTGAAATACAAGATCGAGCCCTTCGCCGTGGTGGTGGTGCCCCAGAGCGATACCAGTGGGGACATGTATCAAAAGGTCTTCCGCGTTCCACCTGACTTTTTGGAATCAATCGCGGCCTCCGGCGGAGGTGGTTCGAGTGGGGGAGCTTTTGACCCCTTTGCCGCTGGCGGCGGCGACTCTGGCGGAGGAATCGAAGCTCGGCCGAACGCGAGGGAGGCACTCAGTCAAGCCGGTGTTCCCTTTGGGGATGGGTCCAGTGCTGTCTTCAATCCAGGCAACTCCACTTTAACGGTTCGTAATACCCAAGCCGCCATGGAGTTAATCGAAATCTTGGTGGACAGTGTCCGGCTGAAAGCACCCAACCAAGTGGCCATCTCCTCCAAGTTCATCGAGGTCCAACAGGAAGATGAAAACGAGCTGGGGTTCAACTGGCTTCTGGGAAGCTTTGGAGTCGGTCCATTTGGAGTGGCCGAAGACGGCATTCAGATCAGCGGGGGCACGGAAGGAACGGGCGTGCCGCTCCTCAACGGTGATCAAAGTAGTAATTTCCCGACGGTCACAGGACTTGGCCAGACCAATCCAGTGACCTCAGGACTTCGGTCTGGCGACTTTGGCATTTCGCGAGGAGCGCTCGATGCCGTCCTGGGAGGTTCTGCTTCCGCCGCAGCCATCCAAACAGCCGCTCCAGGCTTGCTCTCTCTCACGGGGATCTTCACGGATCCTCAATTCCAACTGGTCATCCGCGCCCTCGACCAGAAGAAAGGAACCGATTTCATGTCGGCACCCAGCGTCACGACCAAGAGTGGCCAACGAGCTAAAATCGAGGTCATTCGGGAATTCTGGTATCCTTCGGAATATGACCCACCTGAACTTCCCGACCGAGTTGGTTTGACTGGAACGGAGACGTTGGTGACAGATCCCATCACGGGGCTCGTTACTGGCAACGCCTCGAGCTCTGGATTCCCGGTGACACCGGCTAACCCCACTGCCTTTGTGAACAAGAACATCGGAGTGACCCTGGAAGTGGATCCGGTGGTGGGAGGCAATGGCTACACCATCGATCTCAACCTCGCTCCTGAAGTGATTGAATTCGATGGCTTCATTAACTACGGCACCCCCATTTCTGCTCCCGGAACGGACGTTTTTGGAAACTCGACCTCCACCATCATCACCGAAAACCGCATTCTTCAACCTGTCTTCGGGACTCGTAGAGTGCAGACTTCAGTGACCGTTTGGGACGGCCAGACGGTCGGGATCGGGGGCTTAATCCGTGAAGACGTCCAAAAAGTGGAGGACAAGGTGCCGGTGCTGGGAGATGTCCCGATTCTGGGTCGCCTCTTCCGCAGCCGGGTCGAAAACAAACTCCGCCGAAACCTCATGATCTTCGTGACGGCCGAGTTGATTGATCCCTCTGGCAGACCTGTCAATGAAACGAGTGCGGCCGTCGATAGCGGCCTCAATGGTCTGGGCGGTCCAGCGGCCAGTGCACTTCTACCATCTGTTCCCACAAGCGGCTTTTGA
- a CDS encoding Amuc_1099 family pilus-like system protein → MDLKKTYDKLSLGIALVALLVVGGLLAKNTLAFGERLGGRAVSPSDEMPPIPIQETKDTIQSVQAPSQWSWSEQDEMELYLFSSQRVMVDAGGSLKVLVPSSFPIAGESIPLSWFEANQLDFLEGSILQEDLDGDGFTNQEEFLGQTDPRDETSHPPNWEKLVLEKVVRPNLSLELASIAGSIFQFKAEVWFQRNPVTGFLKPGDTFPRRGQQAAWKFVPEWTFVKVEKEIFDGQEQDVATLERIFPADYPEGAFPRHAELKLPKGQKVAASPEFAVFQYLIDGQEIGPIAEGQTFTIPMENSPTFLLKKITPEGAELAFDNPETGESAEFVVLPAQG, encoded by the coding sequence ATGGATCTCAAGAAAACTTACGACAAGCTCTCCTTAGGCATCGCGCTCGTGGCGCTTTTGGTGGTGGGAGGACTGCTGGCCAAAAATACCCTCGCCTTTGGGGAGCGTTTGGGAGGCCGTGCGGTCTCGCCCAGCGATGAAATGCCGCCCATCCCCATCCAAGAGACCAAAGACACCATCCAGAGCGTGCAGGCCCCCTCACAATGGTCGTGGTCGGAGCAGGATGAGATGGAGCTCTATCTGTTCAGCTCTCAGCGGGTCATGGTGGATGCGGGAGGTTCTCTCAAGGTCCTTGTGCCCAGTTCTTTCCCGATTGCCGGCGAGTCGATTCCCCTGAGCTGGTTTGAGGCAAATCAGCTCGATTTTCTCGAGGGGTCCATCCTGCAAGAAGACTTGGATGGGGATGGGTTCACCAACCAGGAAGAGTTCCTCGGTCAGACGGACCCTCGTGACGAGACCAGCCATCCACCGAACTGGGAAAAGCTGGTTTTGGAAAAGGTCGTCCGTCCGAATCTTTCCTTGGAGCTGGCCTCCATTGCCGGGAGCATCTTCCAATTCAAAGCGGAGGTCTGGTTCCAGCGGAATCCCGTTACCGGATTTTTAAAGCCGGGAGATACCTTTCCGCGACGCGGTCAACAGGCTGCTTGGAAGTTTGTTCCCGAGTGGACTTTCGTGAAGGTCGAGAAGGAGATCTTTGACGGCCAGGAGCAAGACGTCGCGACTCTTGAGCGAATCTTTCCGGCCGATTACCCGGAAGGGGCCTTTCCTCGGCACGCAGAGCTCAAGCTGCCCAAGGGCCAAAAAGTGGCCGCTTCTCCCGAATTTGCCGTCTTTCAGTATCTCATTGATGGCCAGGAAATCGGACCCATTGCCGAAGGGCAGACTTTCACCATCCCGATGGAAAACAGCCCCACCTTCCTCCTGAAAAAAATCACTCCCGAAGGGGCTGAGCTGGCCTTCGACAACCCAGAAACGGGAGAGTCGGCTGAGTTCGTGGTGCTCCCCGCCCAGGGCTGA